GCGAACAGTTCCTGGCTGGCGGGGGCGTAGACCACGCCCAGCAGGGGTTGCCCCTGGTCCACCAGGGCGATGTTCACCGTGAACTCGCCATTGCGCTTGATGAATTCCTTGGTGCCGTCCAGCGGGTCGACCAGCCAGAAGGGCTGGCGGGCGGCCACCGCCGGAATCTCACCCCGTTCCGCCGCCTCTTCCGAGACGGCCGGGATGGTCGGCGTCAGGCGGGCCAGGCCGGGCAGGATGATGGCCTCGGCCGCGTGGTCGGCCAGGGTGACGGGGCTGCCGTCGGCCTTGGTCGTGGCGCCGTTGTCACCTTCATAGAAGGGCAAAGTGGCGAAACCCGCCTCCACCGCCAGGGCCGCGATGTCATCCAGCAGGGTGACCAGGTCCAATCGGGCGAGCGTGGGGGAAGGGGTCATGGGAACGTGCCTAACGATAAGAGGTGGAGCGGGGGCAGGGGATAGTCCATCCGGCCCCGGCACGGCAACAGCCGCGACCGGGACGATCCCATGCGTGACGCATGTCTGTGCCAAAAAAGGGGCGATGATGGGCGGCGGCGGGCTTTCCCGCAACCCATCCATCAGGGGGCTGCGCACCTGTCGGTCAGGTAGGCGCGTGGGGGCGAGGCTGCTACACTGGCGGCATGAGATGGCACCCATTCCTCATGGCGATCATCGCCGGCCTGCTGGCCCTGCCGGCGCAGCACACCCTTGCGGCGGCCCCCCCGCCCGTCGGCGGCGGCGGCGATGTCATCGAAGGCCATGCCGAGGCGACGGAGGGCGACACGCTGGTGGTCAATGGCGGCGAGGTGAAGCTCTACGCCATCGACGCGCCCGATCCCGGCCAGACCTGCAAGAATCGCCGCGGCACGGAATACGACTGTTTCGCCCAGGCCACCAAGGAATTGCAGGCCCTGGTGAAGGACCAGATCGTCCATTGCACCACCAAGGAAAGTCCGGCCAAGCAGAAGCGCCTGGCGGTGTGCAAGCTGGATGACGGCCGCGACGTGGCCGCCGTCATGGTGCGGGTCGGCTGGGCCCTGGCCTATGAGGAGTTGTCGGTCGATTATTACCGCCTTCAGATCCGGGCCATGAGTTACCGGACGGGCATGTGGGGCGGCCGGGTGGAACCGCCCTGGCTGTGGCGTGATCGCCAGGTGGCGGATCAGGCCAAGGCGATGGACCAGCCCAAGAAGAAACCGCCGTCGCCCGGCGGCTGATGGCGGCCGGTTGTCTTAGCCCCGATGCCGCGTGCAAGCCCGGGCGTCCATACCCACTTTTAAGGTGTGGGAAGGCCACAGTGCGGGGAAACCGGCCGCTGCAGCCCTGGTTCCGCCTGGAAAACACTTGACCAGGACGATCCGGGCCATCACCTATGTCGCCGAAATTGTCCATCCCGCGAGTCCACCTGTTTTTTCCTGAAAGGAAGTTATGGCCAAGGAGGATCTGATCGAGTTCTCCGGCACGGTCACTGAACTGCTGCCGAACGCGATGTTCCGCGTTAAGCTCGATAACGAACACGAAGTGCTGGCTCACACCTCCGGCAAGATGCGCAAGAACCGCATCCGCGTGCTGGCCGGTGACCGGGTCAACGTCGAAATGACGCCTTACGACCTGACCAAGGGTCGCATCACCTTCCGCTTCAAGTAAGTGGAACGGTGATGGTGAACGTGCAGGCGGCAGGGATCGAGCAGACGCCGCGACAGGTCCCGCCGCTGGTGCTGGCGTCCAGTTCGCCGCGACGCCGGGAACTGCTGGCCCAGATCGGGCTGACGCCGACCGGCATTGATCCAGCCGACATCGACGAAACGCCGCTGGCTGATGAACTGCCGGCCCATCACGCGTTGCGCCTGGCCCGGGCCAAGGCGGAGGTAGTGGCCGCGCGCAGTCCCGGCGCCATCGTGCTGGCCGCCGACACGGTGGTGGGTTGCGGCCGCCGCATCCTGCCCAAGGCCGAAAGTGCGGACGATGTGCGCCATTGCCTGGACCTGCTGTCCGGCCGGCGCCACCGCGTTTTTGGCGGGCTGTGCGTCATCGACGCCAAGGGCAAGGCCCGCACCCGCGTGGTGCAGACCGCCGTGGTCTTCAAGAAACTGAGCCGGGTCGAGATCGACGCCTACATCGCCCTGGGCGAAGGCGTGGGCAAGGCCGGCGGCTATGCCATCCAGGGCCGCGCCGCCCTGTTCGCACGCGGGCTGGTCGGCTCGCACAGCAACGTCGTGGGCCTGTCCCTGTTCGACACCGCCGCCCTGTTGCGGGCGGCGGGGCTGGATCCCCTGGCGGCGCCGGCCGTGGCCTGAGGGCCCGCCATGGCCCGCGAACTCCACATCGACATCACCGCGTCCGTTGCCGGCCCGGCCCTGCGCCGGGCGGCGGTGGTGACGGACGGCGTGCTGACCGACCTTTATATCGACCGGCTGGACCGGCCGGCCTTGGCCGGCGCCGTCATCCGGGGCCGTGTCGCCCGCATCGTTGCCGGCATGAACGCCGCCTTCATCGACATCGGCACGGGCCGTCCCGGGCTGCTGCCGGCCGCCGACGTGCGTGTGCCGCAGAAGGGTAAGGGCGGTGAGGCGAAGGGCCGCCCGGCCGGGCGCATCGAGGGCCCCATCGGTGCCGCGCTGAAGGCCGGCCAGACCGTCCTGGTCCAGGTGAAGGCCGATCCGGTGGGGGCCAAGGGCGCGCTCTTGTCCATGGACATCGCCCTGCCTGGGCGTTTCCTGGTGCACACGCCGCTGGCCGCCGGCATCCATGTGTCCAAGCGCCTGGGCCTGGGGGCCGATGCGGCGGCCGAGCGCGCGCGCCTGACCACCGTGGTGCGCGACGCCGTGCCGTCAGGCAACGGCTGGCCCGGTGGCTGGATCGTGCGGGCGGCGGCATCCGGTGTGCCGGCCGACCGGCTGGCGCTGGAGGCAGAGGCCCTGGCGCTGGA
The DNA window shown above is from Azospirillaceae bacterium and carries:
- the infA gene encoding translation initiation factor IF-1 gives rise to the protein MAKEDLIEFSGTVTELLPNAMFRVKLDNEHEVLAHTSGKMRKNRIRVLAGDRVNVEMTPYDLTKGRITFRFK
- the cysQ gene encoding 3'(2'),5'-bisphosphate nucleotidase CysQ, producing the protein MTPSPTLARLDLVTLLDDIAALAVEAGFATLPFYEGDNGATTKADGSPVTLADHAAEAIILPGLARLTPTIPAVSEEAAERGEIPAVAARQPFWLVDPLDGTKEFIKRNGEFTVNIALVDQGQPLLGVVYAPASQELFAGTLAPKPLAWRQRGQGPRDSITCRPQPREGITVVSSRSHANDTALADYLKPYSVASTLACGSSVKFCRIAEGTADLYPRFGPTCEWDTAAGHAVLLAAGGGMTTPEGDPFRYGKAGFRNGAFIAHGK
- a CDS encoding Maf family protein, which translates into the protein MVNVQAAGIEQTPRQVPPLVLASSSPRRRELLAQIGLTPTGIDPADIDETPLADELPAHHALRLARAKAEVVAARSPGAIVLAADTVVGCGRRILPKAESADDVRHCLDLLSGRRHRVFGGLCVIDAKGKARTRVVQTAVVFKKLSRVEIDAYIALGEGVGKAGGYAIQGRAALFARGLVGSHSNVVGLSLFDTAALLRAAGLDPLAAPAVA
- a CDS encoding thermonuclease family protein — encoded protein: MAIIAGLLALPAQHTLAAAPPPVGGGGDVIEGHAEATEGDTLVVNGGEVKLYAIDAPDPGQTCKNRRGTEYDCFAQATKELQALVKDQIVHCTTKESPAKQKRLAVCKLDDGRDVAAVMVRVGWALAYEELSVDYYRLQIRAMSYRTGMWGGRVEPPWLWRDRQVADQAKAMDQPKKKPPSPGG